A single genomic interval of Burkholderia cepacia ATCC 25416 harbors:
- a CDS encoding MarR family winged helix-turn-helix transcriptional regulator — protein sequence MSDSSTPSPVSPLSSYQMNDSVGYLMSRVKSVMTNLVTQRTQEELGITGTQASMLFMIAVGKCSTAAELAREYGIDASAVTRLLDRVEKRGLLSRVRSIEDRRVVRLELTDEGRALAERLPPIFRSVLDQVLDGFTPEEVGFLKSMLRRILSNYCETAGGSIT from the coding sequence ATGTCGGATTCTTCTACCCCATCCCCCGTTTCGCCGCTGTCCTCGTACCAGATGAACGACAGCGTCGGTTATCTGATGTCGCGCGTGAAGTCGGTGATGACCAACCTCGTCACGCAACGCACGCAGGAAGAGCTCGGCATCACGGGCACGCAGGCGAGCATGCTGTTCATGATCGCGGTCGGCAAGTGCTCGACGGCCGCCGAGCTTGCCCGCGAGTACGGGATCGACGCGAGCGCAGTCACGCGGCTGCTCGACCGGGTCGAAAAGCGCGGCCTGCTGTCCCGCGTCCGCAGCATCGAGGATCGACGTGTCGTGCGCCTCGAGCTGACCGACGAAGGCCGTGCGCTCGCCGAACGGCTGCCGCCGATTTTCCGCAGCGTGCTCGACCAGGTGCTGGACGGGTTCACGCCGGAAGAAGTCGGGTTCCTGAAGAGCATGCTGCGTCGCATTCTCAGCAACTATTGCGAGACCGCCGGCGGCAGCATCACGTAA
- the typA gene encoding translational GTPase TypA — protein sequence MTRALRNIAIIAHVDHGKTTLVDQLLRQSGTFRENQQVAERVMDSNDIEKERGITILAKNCAVEYEGTHINIVDTPGHADFGGEVERVLSMVDSVLLLVDAVEGPMPQTRFVTKKALALGLKPIVIVNKIDRPGARIDWVINQTFDLFDKLGATEEQLDFPIVYASGLNGYASLDPAAREGDMRPLFEAVLEHVPVRPADPDAPLQLQITSLDYSTYVGRIGVGRITRGRIKPGQPVAMRFGPEGEVLNRKINQVLSFTGLERVQVESAEAGDIVLINGIEDVGIGATICAVDTPEALPMITVDEPTLTMNFLVNSSPLAGREGKFVTSRQIRDRLMKELNHNVALRVKDTGDETVFEVSGRGELHLTILVENMRREGYELAVSRPRVVMQEIDGVRHEPYELLTVDVEDEHQGGVMEELGRRKGEMLDMASDGRGRTRLEYKISARGLIGFQSEFLTLTRGTGLMSHIFDSYAPVKDGSVFERRNGVLISQDDGAAVAYALWKLQDRGRMFVKPGDALYEGMIIGIHSRDNDLVVNPIKGKQLTNVRASGTDEAVRLVPPVQMSLEYAVEFIDDDELVEVTPQSIRLRKRFLKEHERRRASREGAVD from the coding sequence ATGACCCGCGCCCTTCGCAATATCGCCATCATCGCCCACGTCGACCACGGCAAGACCACGCTCGTCGACCAACTGCTCCGCCAGTCCGGCACCTTCCGCGAGAACCAGCAGGTTGCGGAGCGGGTGATGGACTCGAACGACATCGAAAAAGAGCGCGGGATCACGATTCTCGCGAAGAACTGCGCGGTCGAGTACGAAGGCACGCACATCAACATCGTCGACACGCCGGGGCACGCGGACTTCGGCGGCGAGGTGGAGCGTGTGCTGTCGATGGTCGACTCGGTGCTGCTGCTCGTCGACGCGGTCGAGGGCCCGATGCCGCAGACGCGCTTCGTCACGAAGAAGGCGCTGGCGCTCGGCCTGAAGCCGATCGTCATCGTCAACAAGATCGACCGTCCGGGTGCGCGGATCGACTGGGTCATCAACCAGACCTTCGACCTGTTCGACAAGCTCGGCGCAACCGAAGAGCAGCTCGATTTTCCGATCGTCTACGCATCGGGCCTGAACGGCTATGCGTCGCTCGACCCGGCCGCGCGCGAAGGCGACATGCGCCCGCTGTTCGAGGCAGTCCTCGAGCACGTGCCGGTCCGTCCGGCGGATCCGGACGCGCCGCTGCAACTGCAGATCACGTCGCTCGACTATTCGACGTACGTCGGCCGGATCGGCGTCGGCCGCATCACGCGCGGTCGCATCAAGCCGGGCCAGCCGGTCGCGATGCGCTTCGGCCCGGAAGGCGAAGTGCTGAACCGCAAGATCAACCAGGTGCTGTCGTTCACGGGCCTCGAGCGCGTGCAGGTCGAATCCGCCGAAGCGGGCGACATCGTGCTGATCAACGGTATTGAAGACGTCGGCATCGGCGCAACGATCTGCGCGGTCGATACGCCGGAAGCGCTGCCGATGATCACCGTCGACGAGCCGACGCTGACGATGAACTTCCTCGTCAATTCGTCGCCGCTCGCCGGCCGCGAAGGCAAGTTCGTCACGAGCCGCCAGATCCGCGACCGCCTGATGAAGGAACTGAACCACAACGTCGCGCTGCGCGTGAAGGACACCGGCGACGAAACGGTGTTCGAAGTGTCGGGCCGCGGCGAACTGCACCTGACGATTCTCGTCGAGAACATGCGCCGTGAAGGCTATGAGCTGGCCGTGTCGCGTCCGCGCGTCGTGATGCAGGAAATCGACGGCGTGCGTCACGAGCCGTACGAACTGCTGACCGTCGACGTCGAGGACGAGCACCAGGGTGGCGTGATGGAAGAGCTCGGCCGCCGCAAGGGCGAGATGCTCGACATGGCATCGGACGGCCGTGGCCGCACGCGTCTGGAGTACAAGATCTCGGCGCGTGGCCTGATCGGCTTCCAGAGCGAATTCCTGACGCTCACGCGCGGCACGGGCCTGATGAGCCACATCTTCGACTCGTACGCACCGGTCAAGGATGGTTCGGTCTTCGAGCGCCGCAACGGCGTGTTGATCTCGCAGGACGACGGTGCTGCCGTGGCCTACGCACTGTGGAAGCTGCAGGATCGCGGCCGCATGTTCGTGAAGCCGGGCGATGCGCTCTATGAGGGCATGATCATCGGCATCCACAGCCGTGACAACGACCTCGTCGTGAACCCGATCAAGGGCAAGCAGCTGACCAACGTGCGCGCGTCGGGCACCGACGAAGCCGTGCGCCTGGTGCCGCCGGTCCAGATGTCGCTCGAGTACGCGGTCGAATTCATCGACGACGACGAGCTCGTCGAAGTGACGCCGCAGTCGATCCGCCTGCGCAAGCGCTTCCTGAAGGAGCACGAGCGTCGCCGCGCGAGCCGCGAAGGCGCGGTCGACTAA
- a CDS encoding 2-oxoglutarate dehydrogenase E1 component has protein sequence MSDVMKQFQLNSYLFGGNASYVEELYDAYLNNPASVPENWREYFDALQNVPATDGSNANDVAHFPIVESFAERAKANAFIPRESSTNLAAARKQVHVQSLISAYRFLGSQWANLDPLKRRERPAIPELEPAFYDFSEGDLDQTYSASNLYFGFDQASLRDIVKGLRDTYCGTIGAEYMYISDPEQKRWWQERLESTRATPNFSADEKKHILNRLTAAEGLERYLHTKYVGQKRFSLEGGESFIAAMDEVVQHAGKRGVQEIIIGMAHRGRLNVLVNTLGKMPADLFAEFEGKHVDDLPAGDVKYHKGFSSDVSTEGGPVHLSLAFNPSHLEIVNPVVEGSAKARMDRRGDEDGLQVLPVQIHGDAAFAGQGVVMETLNLAQTRGYGTHGTLHIVINNQIGFTTSDPRDARSTLYCTDVVKMIEAPVLHVNGDDPEAVILATQIAIDYRMQFHKDVVIDIVCFRKLGHNEQDTPAVTQPLMYKKIAQHPGTRALYAEKLVQQGVITAEDADNYVKAYRKAMDDGHHTVDPVLSNYKSKYAVDWVPFLNRKWTDAADTAVPLAELKRLGERITTVPENFKVHPLVERVINDRRNMARGDQPLDWGMGEHLAFASLVASGYSVRLTGQDSGRGTFTHRHAVLHDQNRERWNDGTYVPLQNIADGQAKFTVIDSVLSEEAVLGFEYGYSTAEPNTLVLWEAQFGDFVNGAQVVIDQFISSGEVKWGRVSGLTMLLPHGYEGQGPEHSSTRIERFLQLCADHNMQVVQPTTPAQIFHLLRRQMIRLFRKPLIVATPKSLLRHKEAVSDLSELAKGSFQPVLGETDGGIDAKKVKRVLACSGRVYYDLVAHRREAKANDVAIIRIEQLYPFAHKQFEAEMKKYENATEVVWVQDEPQNQGPWFYVEHHLKEGMKEGQKLAYSGRPASASPAVGYYAKHYEQQKALIEGAFGRLKSASIAK, from the coding sequence ATGTCAGATGTAATGAAGCAGTTTCAGCTGAACTCCTATCTGTTCGGCGGCAATGCTTCGTACGTTGAAGAACTGTACGATGCATACCTCAACAATCCGGCATCGGTGCCGGAGAACTGGCGAGAGTATTTCGACGCGCTGCAGAACGTGCCTGCAACGGACGGCTCGAATGCCAATGACGTCGCTCATTTCCCGATCGTCGAATCGTTCGCCGAGCGTGCGAAGGCCAATGCCTTCATCCCGCGCGAAAGCAGCACCAACCTTGCTGCAGCGCGCAAGCAAGTGCACGTGCAGTCCCTCATCAGCGCTTATCGCTTCCTTGGCTCGCAATGGGCCAATCTCGATCCCCTGAAGCGTCGCGAACGTCCCGCCATTCCCGAACTCGAACCCGCGTTCTACGACTTCTCCGAAGGCGACCTCGACCAGACGTACAGCGCAAGCAACCTGTACTTCGGTTTCGACCAGGCTTCGTTGCGCGACATCGTCAAGGGCCTGCGTGACACGTACTGCGGCACGATCGGCGCCGAGTACATGTACATCAGCGACCCGGAACAGAAGCGCTGGTGGCAGGAGCGTCTGGAATCGACCCGTGCGACGCCGAACTTCTCGGCAGACGAGAAGAAGCACATCCTGAATCGCCTGACGGCCGCCGAAGGCCTCGAGCGTTACCTGCATACCAAGTACGTCGGCCAGAAGCGCTTCTCGCTCGAAGGCGGCGAAAGCTTCATCGCGGCGATGGACGAAGTCGTCCAGCACGCGGGCAAGCGCGGCGTGCAGGAAATCATCATCGGCATGGCGCACCGCGGCCGTCTGAACGTGCTGGTCAACACGCTGGGCAAGATGCCGGCCGACCTGTTCGCCGAATTCGAAGGCAAGCACGTCGACGACCTGCCGGCAGGTGACGTGAAGTACCACAAGGGCTTCTCGTCGGACGTGTCGACGGAAGGCGGCCCGGTCCACCTGTCGCTCGCGTTCAACCCGTCGCACCTCGAAATCGTGAACCCGGTGGTCGAAGGTTCCGCGAAGGCGCGGATGGACCGTCGCGGCGACGAAGACGGCCTGCAGGTGCTGCCGGTGCAGATCCACGGCGACGCGGCCTTCGCTGGCCAGGGCGTCGTGATGGAAACGCTGAACCTCGCGCAGACGCGCGGTTACGGCACGCACGGCACGCTGCACATCGTCATCAACAACCAGATCGGCTTCACGACGTCCGACCCGCGCGACGCGCGCTCGACGCTGTACTGTACCGACGTCGTCAAGATGATCGAGGCGCCGGTGCTGCACGTGAACGGCGACGATCCGGAAGCCGTGATCCTCGCGACGCAGATCGCGATCGACTACCGGATGCAGTTCCACAAGGATGTCGTGATCGACATCGTCTGCTTCCGCAAGCTGGGTCACAACGAGCAGGACACGCCGGCGGTCACGCAGCCGCTGATGTACAAGAAGATCGCACAGCACCCGGGCACCCGTGCGCTGTACGCCGAGAAGCTCGTGCAGCAGGGCGTGATCACCGCGGAAGACGCCGACAACTACGTGAAGGCGTACCGCAAGGCGATGGACGACGGTCACCACACGGTCGATCCGGTCCTGTCGAACTACAAGAGCAAGTACGCGGTCGACTGGGTTCCGTTCCTGAACCGCAAGTGGACGGATGCAGCCGACACGGCCGTGCCGCTCGCCGAACTGAAGCGCCTGGGCGAACGCATCACGACGGTCCCGGAAAACTTCAAGGTTCACCCGCTCGTCGAGCGCGTGATCAACGACCGCCGCAACATGGCGCGTGGCGACCAGCCGCTCGACTGGGGCATGGGTGAACACCTCGCGTTCGCGTCGCTCGTCGCATCGGGCTACTCGGTGCGCCTGACGGGTCAGGACTCGGGCCGCGGCACGTTCACGCACCGTCACGCGGTGCTGCACGACCAGAACCGCGAGCGCTGGAACGACGGCACGTACGTGCCGCTGCAGAACATCGCCGACGGTCAGGCGAAGTTCACGGTGATCGACTCGGTGCTGTCGGAAGAAGCGGTGCTGGGCTTCGAATACGGTTACTCGACCGCCGAGCCGAACACGCTCGTGCTGTGGGAAGCCCAGTTCGGCGACTTCGTCAACGGTGCGCAGGTCGTGATCGACCAGTTCATCTCGTCGGGCGAAGTGAAGTGGGGTCGCGTGTCGGGTCTGACGATGCTGCTGCCGCACGGCTACGAAGGCCAGGGTCCGGAACACTCGTCGACGCGTATCGAGCGTTTCCTGCAGCTGTGTGCCGATCACAACATGCAGGTCGTTCAACCGACGACGCCGGCGCAGATTTTCCACCTGCTGCGTCGCCAGATGATCCGCCTGTTCCGCAAGCCGCTGATCGTCGCAACGCCGAAGTCGCTGCTGCGCCACAAGGAAGCCGTGTCGGACCTGTCGGAGCTCGCGAAGGGTTCGTTCCAGCCGGTGCTGGGCGAAACCGACGGCGGCATCGACGCGAAGAAGGTCAAGCGCGTGCTGGCATGCTCGGGCCGCGTGTATTACGACCTCGTCGCACATCGCCGCGAAGCGAAGGCGAACGACGTCGCGATCATCCGTATCGAGCAGCTGTATCCGTTCGCGCACAAGCAGTTCGAAGCTGAAATGAAGAAGTACGAGAACGCGACTGAAGTGGTCTGGGTGCAGGACGAGCCGCAGAACCAGGGCCCCTGGTTCTACGTCGAGCACCACCTGAAGGAAGGCATGAAGGAAGGGCAGAAGCTGGCATACAGCGGCCGTCCGGCTTCGGCCTCGCCGGCGGTTGGCTACTACGCGAAGCACTACGAGCAGCAGAAGGCCCTCATCGAAGGTGCTTTCGGCCGCCTGAAGAGCGCATCGATCGCGAAATAA
- the odhB gene encoding 2-oxoglutarate dehydrogenase complex dihydrolipoyllysine-residue succinyltransferase yields the protein MAIVEVKVPQLSESVSEATMLQWKKKPGEAVAQDEILIELETDKVVLEVPAPAAGVLAQVLQNDGDTVVADQLIATIDTEAKAGAAEAAAGAAEVKPAAVPAAAAPAAQPATATASSSATASPAASKLLAEKGLSAGDVAGSGRDGRVTKGDALAAGSAPKAAPAAAPAKAAAKPSLPEVKVPASATTWLNDRPEQRVPMSRLRARIAERLLESQQTNAILTTFNEVNMAPVMELRNKYKDKFEKEHGVKLGFMSFFVKAAVHALKKFPLVNASIDGNDIVYHGYFDIGIAVGSPRGLVVPILRNADQLSLAEIEKKIAEFGQKAKDGKLSIEEMTGGTFSISNGGVFGSMLSTPIINPPQSAILGVHATKERPVVENGQIVIRPINYLALSYDHRIIDGREAVLSLVAMKDALEDPARLLLDL from the coding sequence ATGGCTATCGTAGAAGTCAAAGTCCCCCAGCTTTCGGAGTCGGTTTCGGAAGCCACCATGCTGCAGTGGAAGAAGAAGCCGGGCGAAGCAGTCGCGCAGGACGAAATCCTGATCGAACTCGAGACCGACAAGGTCGTGCTCGAAGTGCCGGCACCGGCCGCGGGCGTGCTCGCGCAAGTGCTGCAGAACGACGGTGACACCGTCGTTGCCGATCAACTGATCGCTACGATCGATACGGAAGCGAAGGCAGGTGCAGCCGAAGCCGCGGCGGGCGCGGCCGAAGTCAAGCCGGCCGCAGTGCCTGCTGCAGCCGCACCGGCAGCACAGCCGGCTACCGCAACGGCATCGAGCTCGGCTACGGCATCGCCGGCCGCATCGAAGCTGCTGGCCGAGAAGGGCCTGTCGGCAGGCGACGTCGCAGGTTCGGGCCGCGACGGCCGCGTCACGAAGGGCGACGCGCTGGCCGCAGGCAGCGCACCGAAGGCCGCTCCGGCTGCCGCACCGGCAAAGGCCGCGGCGAAGCCGTCGCTGCCGGAAGTGAAGGTGCCGGCGTCGGCGACGACGTGGCTCAACGACCGTCCGGAACAGCGCGTGCCGATGTCGCGTCTGCGTGCGCGTATCGCCGAGCGTCTGCTCGAATCGCAGCAGACCAACGCGATCCTGACGACGTTCAACGAAGTCAACATGGCTCCGGTCATGGAGCTGCGCAACAAGTACAAGGACAAGTTCGAGAAGGAACACGGCGTGAAGCTCGGCTTCATGTCGTTCTTCGTGAAGGCCGCTGTCCACGCACTGAAGAAGTTCCCGCTCGTGAACGCGTCGATCGACGGTAACGACATCGTCTACCACGGCTACTTCGACATCGGTATCGCCGTCGGCTCGCCGCGTGGCCTCGTCGTGCCGATCCTGCGCAACGCGGATCAGCTGAGCCTCGCCGAGATCGAGAAGAAGATCGCCGAATTCGGCCAGAAGGCCAAGGACGGCAAGCTGTCGATCGAGGAAATGACGGGCGGTACGTTCTCGATCTCGAACGGCGGCGTGTTCGGCTCGATGCTGTCGACCCCGATCATCAACCCGCCGCAATCGGCAATCCTCGGCGTGCACGCGACGAAGGAGCGTCCGGTCGTTGAAAACGGCCAGATCGTGATCCGTCCGATCAACTACCTCGCGCTGTCGTACGACCACCGCATCATCGACGGCCGCGAAGCCGTGCTGTCGCTCGTCGCGATGAAGGATGCGCTGGAAGATCCGGCACGCCTGCTGCTCGACCTGTAA
- the lpdA gene encoding dihydrolipoyl dehydrogenase has protein sequence MSKEFDVVVIGAGPGGYIAAIRAAQLGKTVACIEKWKNPAGALKLGGTCLNVGCIPSKALLASSEEFENASHHLTDHGITVDGVKIDVAKMLGRKDAIVEKMTSGIEFLFKKNKITWLKGHGKFTGKTDAGVQIEVSGEGESEVVTAKNVIIATGSKARHLPGIPVDNKIVSDNEGALTFDSVPKKLAVIGAGVIGLELGSVWRRLGAEVTVLEALPAFLGAADEALAKEAAKLFKKQGLDIHLGVKIGEVKTTADGVSIAYTDKDGNAQTLDADRLIVSVGRVPNTDNLGLEAIGLKANERGFIDVDDHCRTAVPNVYAIGDVVRGPMLAHKAEDEGVLVAEVIDGQKPHIDYNCIPWVIYTYPEIAWVGKTEQQLKAEGREIKSGKFPFSINGRALGMNAPDGFVKMIADAKTDELLGVHVIGANASDLIAEAVVAMEFKAASEDIARICHPHPSMSEVMREAALAVDKRSLNS, from the coding sequence ATGTCCAAGGAATTTGACGTCGTCGTGATCGGCGCCGGCCCCGGCGGCTACATCGCCGCGATTCGCGCCGCGCAGCTCGGCAAGACCGTTGCCTGTATCGAGAAGTGGAAGAACCCGGCCGGCGCGCTGAAGCTCGGCGGCACCTGCCTGAACGTCGGCTGCATCCCGTCGAAGGCGCTGCTCGCGTCGTCGGAAGAGTTCGAGAACGCGTCGCATCACCTGACCGACCACGGCATCACGGTCGACGGCGTGAAGATCGACGTCGCGAAGATGCTCGGCCGCAAGGACGCGATCGTCGAGAAGATGACGAGCGGGATCGAGTTCCTGTTCAAGAAGAACAAGATCACCTGGCTGAAGGGCCATGGCAAGTTCACCGGCAAGACCGACGCCGGCGTGCAGATCGAAGTGAGCGGCGAGGGTGAATCCGAAGTCGTCACCGCGAAGAACGTGATCATCGCGACGGGCTCGAAGGCGCGTCACCTGCCGGGCATCCCGGTCGACAACAAGATCGTGTCGGACAACGAAGGTGCGCTGACGTTCGACTCGGTGCCGAAGAAGCTCGCCGTGATCGGCGCAGGCGTGATCGGCCTCGAGCTCGGCTCGGTGTGGCGTCGCCTGGGTGCCGAAGTGACGGTGCTCGAAGCGCTGCCGGCATTCCTCGGCGCAGCCGACGAAGCGCTCGCGAAGGAAGCGGCCAAGCTGTTCAAGAAGCAGGGCCTCGACATCCATCTCGGCGTGAAGATCGGCGAAGTGAAGACGACCGCCGACGGCGTGTCGATCGCTTACACGGACAAGGACGGCAACGCGCAGACGCTCGACGCCGACCGCCTGATCGTGTCGGTCGGCCGCGTGCCGAACACCGACAACCTCGGCCTCGAGGCAATCGGCCTGAAGGCGAACGAGCGCGGCTTCATCGACGTGGACGACCACTGCCGCACGGCGGTGCCGAACGTCTACGCGATCGGCGACGTGGTGCGCGGCCCGATGCTCGCGCACAAGGCGGAAGACGAAGGCGTGCTGGTCGCGGAAGTGATCGACGGCCAGAAGCCGCACATCGACTACAACTGCATTCCGTGGGTGATCTACACGTACCCGGAAATCGCATGGGTCGGCAAGACGGAGCAGCAGCTGAAGGCGGAAGGCCGCGAGATCAAGTCGGGCAAGTTCCCGTTCTCGATCAACGGCCGCGCGCTCGGCATGAACGCGCCGGACGGTTTCGTGAAGATGATCGCGGATGCGAAGACCGACGAACTGCTCGGCGTGCACGTGATCGGCGCGAACGCGTCGGACCTGATCGCGGAAGCCGTGGTGGCGATGGAATTCAAGGCGGCGTCGGAAGACATCGCCCGTATCTGCCATCCGCACCCGTCGATGTCGGAAGTGATGCGCGAAGCGGCGCTCGCCGTCGACAAGCGCTCGCTGAACAGCTGA
- the zapE gene encoding cell division protein ZapE, whose amino-acid sequence MNVTEYYTRELTTRGYQSDPAQRAAVDRLQQCFDEWVEYKARRSNAFKKLINHPDLPRGVYMWGGVGRGKSFLMDSFYAVVPVQRKTRLHFHEFMREVHRELEELKGQADPLDELARRIAKRYRLICFDEFHVSDIADAMILYRLLDRLFNNGVQFVMTSNYDPDDLYPDGLHRDRMLPAIALIKDKLDVLNVDAGVDYRQRTLAQVKMYHTPLGADADRELRHAFGKLAAVPDESPLLHIEKRELKALRKADGVVWFDFATLCGGPRSQNDYLELASRFHAIVLSEVPQMSPRMASEARRFTWLIDVLYDHKVKLLMSAAVPAEQLYVEGPMANEFARTVSRIVEMQSKEYLETPRRIVDTSLT is encoded by the coding sequence ATGAACGTCACCGAATACTACACGCGCGAGCTGACCACGCGCGGCTATCAGTCCGATCCCGCGCAGCGCGCGGCCGTCGATCGCCTGCAGCAATGTTTCGACGAGTGGGTCGAGTACAAGGCGCGCCGCTCGAACGCATTCAAGAAGCTCATCAATCATCCCGACCTCCCGCGCGGCGTCTACATGTGGGGCGGCGTCGGTCGCGGCAAGAGCTTCCTGATGGACAGCTTCTACGCGGTCGTGCCCGTGCAGCGCAAGACGCGCCTGCATTTCCACGAATTCATGCGCGAGGTACACCGCGAGCTCGAGGAACTGAAAGGGCAGGCCGATCCGCTCGACGAACTCGCGCGGCGTATCGCGAAGCGCTACCGTCTGATCTGCTTCGACGAGTTCCACGTGTCGGACATTGCCGATGCGATGATCCTGTACCGTCTGCTCGACCGTCTGTTCAACAACGGCGTGCAGTTCGTGATGACGTCCAACTACGATCCCGACGACCTGTATCCGGACGGTCTGCATCGCGACCGCATGCTGCCGGCGATTGCGCTGATCAAGGACAAGCTCGACGTGCTGAACGTCGACGCGGGCGTCGATTATCGCCAGCGCACGCTCGCGCAGGTGAAGATGTATCACACGCCGCTCGGCGCGGACGCCGATCGCGAACTGCGCCATGCGTTCGGCAAGCTCGCGGCGGTACCCGATGAAAGCCCGCTCCTGCATATCGAGAAGCGCGAGCTGAAGGCGCTGCGCAAGGCGGACGGCGTCGTGTGGTTCGATTTCGCGACGCTGTGCGGCGGCCCGCGCTCGCAGAACGACTATCTCGAACTCGCGAGCCGGTTCCACGCGATCGTGCTGTCCGAGGTGCCGCAGATGTCGCCGCGGATGGCGTCCGAGGCGCGCCGCTTCACGTGGCTGATCGACGTGCTGTACGACCACAAGGTCAAGCTGCTGATGTCCGCGGCGGTGCCGGCGGAGCAGCTGTACGTCGAAGGTCCGATGGCCAACGAGTTTGCGCGTACGGTCTCGCGCATCGTCGAGATGCAGTCGAAGGAGTATCTCGAAACGCCGCGCCGCATCGTCGATACGTCGCTGACCTGA
- a CDS encoding transposase, translating into MTPYRDLTDHEWRRVAPLLPEMQPRTELRGRPLANTRAVMNGVLWVIYSGATWSAMPRRYPSYQTCHRRFKVWHETGTLMSVMRELYGDSGVNLCNELSVRMRKHTQSKAAEARSGVVPVGRSPSSYAPDAMKHAA; encoded by the coding sequence ATGACACCGTATCGCGATCTGACCGACCACGAGTGGCGCCGCGTCGCGCCGCTTCTGCCCGAAATGCAGCCGCGCACCGAGTTGCGCGGTCGGCCGCTGGCCAATACCCGTGCCGTGATGAACGGCGTGCTCTGGGTCATCTACAGCGGCGCAACGTGGTCGGCGATGCCGCGCCGTTACCCTTCGTATCAGACGTGCCATCGCCGCTTCAAGGTCTGGCATGAGACGGGCACGCTGATGAGCGTGATGCGTGAACTCTACGGCGACTCGGGCGTGAACCTGTGCAACGAATTGTCGGTGCGGATGCGCAAGCATACGCAATCGAAGGCGGCGGAAGCGCGTAGCGGCGTGGTACCCGTGGGTCGCTCACCGAGCAGTTATGCGCCGGATGCGATGAAGCACGCAGCCTGA
- a CDS encoding DUF2147 domain-containing protein gives MIQLTRPLRAIAITGALLACAAPTFAQADSPIGMWQTIDDNTHQPKALVQIAEDGDGALTGKVVKGLGANDTPDRRCTACTDERKDQLIKGMTIIKAMKKEGDHWDGGNILDPENGKVYKCKMTLEDGGQKLVVRGYIGVSLLGRSQTWVRQQ, from the coding sequence ATGATTCAACTGACCCGCCCGTTGCGTGCAATCGCCATCACCGGCGCACTGCTGGCTTGCGCCGCCCCCACGTTCGCACAGGCAGACAGCCCCATCGGTATGTGGCAGACGATCGACGACAACACCCATCAGCCGAAGGCACTCGTGCAGATCGCCGAGGACGGCGACGGTGCGCTGACCGGCAAGGTCGTCAAGGGCCTCGGCGCGAACGATACGCCTGATCGCCGCTGCACCGCCTGCACGGACGAGCGCAAGGATCAGCTCATCAAGGGCATGACGATCATCAAGGCGATGAAGAAGGAAGGCGACCACTGGGACGGCGGCAACATTCTCGACCCGGAGAACGGCAAGGTCTACAAGTGCAAGATGACGCTTGAAGACGGCGGCCAGAAACTCGTCGTGCGCGGTTATATCGGCGTATCGCTGCTCGGCCGTTCGCAGACCTGGGTTCGCCAACAATAA